The Podospora pseudopauciseta strain CBS 411.78 chromosome 2 map unlocalized CBS411.78m_2, whole genome shotgun sequence genome has a window encoding:
- a CDS encoding uncharacterized protein (COG:S; EggNog:ENOG503NUC3) translates to MSIRIALENPPEFYTNLDIMKGHVVLTLSRHETVGAIIVKLEGESRTALGIPNDNSSTGVPHREMPSAGDIIYENHKILYKVAQAFPNENAPPQAGPIVLNPGQHHFPFQFKFPFNNSCGNAEAMAKIGGVVNAGGFAPGAGLFGLGGIRVMDGTKQLMYSHVTKTLPPSFTGFPGEAEIRYYVKVTIQRPGLFKENWRYQIGLKFLPIEPPRPPKSNQEAYARRPFAFAPRTPPSTAPPSTKKRTSFFGRSTTPQPPPPVGGPSNPSSSADASLATPPSIEMSARLPHPAILTCNKSIPLRLIAKKLAPSNGEVYLVAIQIDLIGKTIVRCQDLVNNELNRWVIVSRQGLSIPVSKPDDAVGTEVVLPDAIWNNVPLPNTVMPSFQTCNLSREYQLEVKLGLAWGKPDGANHASNSSSFFGGSNRNKGKNLANIPQEIHLPLNFSNVQVFSGLTPPAELVEAMRQGRTRPARKQTGPNGRPPQQQPQPQPNIPPQGVASSSRPLAPVLPPRPVAATPQNDASEAALYPPQLRPGQDAPPYDDAPPTYEEAMAEEMTGPVFPSTARPAYSGVTDENAASSLPEKN, encoded by the exons ATGTCGATACGCATAGCTCTGGAGAACCCGCCCGAGTTCTACACGAACTTGGATATCATGAAGGGCCATGTCGTGCTCACCCTTAGCCGGCATGAGACAGTGGGCGCCATCATCGTGAAGCTTGAGGGAGAGTCAAGGACGGCCCTGGGAATCCCAAACGACAACTCTAGCACCGGAGTACCGCACAGAGAAATGCCATCGGCCGGGGACATCATCTACGAAAACCACAAGATTCTCTACAAGGTAGCCCAGGCATTTCCCAACGAGAACGCTCCACCTCAGGCCGGTCCCATCGTACTCAACCCAGGTCAGCATCATTTTCCCTTCCAGTTCAAGTTTCCCTTCAACAACTCATGTGGCAACGCCGAAGCCATGGCCAAGATTGGAGGTGTTGTGAATGCCGGTGGATTCGCTCCAGGAGCTGGACTATTTGGACTAGGCGGAATCCGCGTGATGGACGGGACCAAGCAGTTGATGTACTCTCACGTTACGAAGACGTTACCTCCTAGTTTCACGGGATTCCCTGGCGAGGCAGAGATTCGATACTACGTCAAAGTCACGATACAAAGGCCGGGCTTATTCAAGGAGAATTGGAGATATCAAATAGGACTCAAATTCTTACCCATCGAACCACCCAGACCACCAAAAAGCAACCAAGAGGCATATGCCAGGCGTCCATTCGCCTTTGCGCCTCGCACGCCACCTTCCACGGCGCCACCGTCGACTAAGAAGCGGACCTCGTTCTTTGGAAGGAGTACCACtccgcaaccaccacccccggtTGGCGGACCCTCGAACCCATCCTCGTCGGCCGATGCCAGCTTAGCAACACCGCCCTCGATCGAGATGTCTGCTCGCCTCCCACATCCAGCTATTCTGACATGCAATAAGTCAATACCACTACGACTTATCGCCAAGAAACTGGCACCCAGCAATGGAGAGGTGTACCTCGTAGCTATACAGATTGACCTCATCGGCAAGACCATCGTACGATGTCAGGACTTGGTCAACAACGAGTTAAACCGTTGGGTGATAGTCTCACGCCAGGGTCTTTCCATACCTGTATCCAAGCCAGACGACGCCGTAGGAACCGAGGTTGTCCTTCCCGATGCCATCTGGAACAACGTGCCTCTCCCCAACACCGTCATGCCGAGTTTCCAGACGTGTAATCTGAG TCGTGAGTACCAACTGGAAGTCAAGCTCGGACTCGCCTGGGGAAAGCCAGACGGCGCCAACCACGcctccaacagctcctctTTCTTTGGCGGTTCTAACCGGAACAAGGGCAAGAACCTTGCCAACATCCCGCAGGagatccacctccccctcaacttcAGCAACGTCCAAGTCTTCTCCGGTCTCACTCCCCCAGCAGAATTGGTAGAGGCCATGCGTCAAGGACGAACACGACCAGCCAGGAAACAAACCGGTCCCAATGGTCGtcctccacagcaacaacctcaaccacagCCCAATATCCCACCTCAAGGTGTGGCTTCTTCATCACGCCCACTTGCACCAGTGCTGCCGCCTAGACCGGTGGCAGCCACACCACAGAACGATGCCTCGGAAGCGGCGCTTTACCCGCCTCAGTTAAGACCCGGACAAGACGCACCGCCGTATGACGATGCGCCCCCTACATATGAGGAGGCaatggcggaggagatgacTGGGCCGGTTTTTCCAAGCACGGCAAGACCGGCCTACAGCGGAGTGACGGATGAGAATGCGGCGAGTAGTTTGCCTGAGAAAAATTAG